A region of Homo sapiens chromosome X, GRCh38.p14 Primary Assembly DNA encodes the following proteins:
- the SAGE1 gene encoding sarcoma antigen 1 isoform X6, translating into MAPDKFLSTITAGLMNFTGADIPPLSTRDQYATVNHHVHEARMENGQRKQDNVLSNVLSGLINMAGASIPAMSSRDLYATITHSVREEKMESGKPQTDKVISNDAPQLGHMAAGGIPSMSTKDLYATVTQNVHEERMENNQPQPSYDLSTVLPGLTYLTVAGIPAMSTRDQYATVTHNVHEEKIKNGQAASDNVFSTVPPAFINMAATGVSSMSTRDQYAAVTHNIREEKINNSQPAPGNILSTAPPWLRHMAAAGISSTITRDLYVTATHSVHEEKMTNGQQAPDNSLSTVPPGCINLSGAGISCRSTRDLYATVIHDIQEEEMENDQTPPDGFLSNSDSPELINMTGHCMPPNALDSFSHDFTSLSKDELLYKPDSNEFAVGTKNYSVSAGDPPVTVMSLVETVPNTPQISPAMAKKINDDIKYQLMKEVRRFGQNYERIFILLEEVQGSMKVKRQFVEFTIKEAARFKKVVLIQQLEKALKEIDSHCHLRKVKHMRKR; encoded by the exons atggcaCCTGATAAATTCTTGTCTACTATTACAGCGGGGCTTATGAATTTCACAGGGGCTGATATTCCACCCCTGAGTACCAGGGATCAGT ATGCTACCGTCAATCACCATGTCCATGAAGCAAGGATGGAAAATGGCCAACGAAAACAGGATAACGTCTTGTCAAATGTTCTATCCGGGCTTATTAATATGGCAGGAGCTAGTATTCCAGCAATGAGTTCCAGggatctgt ATGCTACCATTACTCACAGTGTTCGTGAAGAGAAGATGGAAAGTGGCAAACCCCAAACTGATAAGGTCATATCAAATGATGCACCACAGCTTGGTCATATGGCTGCAGGTGGTATTCCATCCATGAGTACCAAGGATCTGT ATGCTACCGTCACTCAAAATGTCCATGAAGAGAGGATGGAAAATAACCAACCACAACCTAGTTATGACTTGTCAACTGTTCTACCAGGACTTACTTATTTGACAGTAGCTGGTATTCCGGCCATGAGTACCAGGGATCAGT ATGCTACCGTCACTCACAATGTCCATGAAGAGAAGATTAAAAATGGCCAAGCAGCATCCGATAATGTCTTCTCGACTGTTCCACCAGCATTTATTAATATGGCAGCAACTGGTGTTTCATCCATGAGTACCAGGGATCAGT ATGCTGCAGTCACTCACAACATCCGTGAAGAGAAGATAAATAACAGCCAACCAGCACCTGGTAACATCTTGTCAACTGCTCCTCCATGGCTTCGTCATATGGCAGCAGCTGGAATTTCATCCACGATTACCAGGGATCTGT ATGTCACCGCCACTCACAGTGTCCATGAGGAGAAGAtgacaaatggccaacaggcaccTGATAACTCCTTGTCAACGGTTCCACCTGGTTGTATTAATCTGTCAGGAGCTGGTATTTCATGCAGAAGTACCAGGGatctgt ATGCTACTGTCATTCACGATatccaggaggaggagatggaaaaTGATCAAACCCCTCCTGATGGCTTCCTGTCAAATTCTGATTCACCAGAGCTGATAAATATGACAGGACATTGTATGCCACCCAATGCATTGGATTCTTTCTCTCACGACTTCACAAGTCTCAGCAAAGATGAGCTGCTTTACAAACCTGATAGTAATGAATTTGCGGTAGGCACCAAAAACTACAGTGTCTCTGCAGGTGACCCACCAGTTACAGTAATGTCTTTGGTGGAAACTGTGCCAAATACACCACAAATATCTCCTGCCATGGCAAAGAAAATTAATGAtgatataaaatatcaattaatGAAAGAAGTTCGAAGGTTTGGGCAAA attatgaaagaattttcattttgcttgaaGAGGTACAAGGATCTATGAAAGTCAAGAGACAATTTGTTGAATTTACCATCAAGGAAGCAGCAAG GTTTAAAAAAGTTGTCTTAATTCAGCAACTCGAGAAGGCGCTTAAAGAAATAGATTCCCACTGCCATCTCAGAAAAGTTAAGCACATGAGAAAAAGATAA
- the SAGE1 gene encoding sarcoma antigen 1 isoform X5 — MSTRDPYATITYNVPEEKMEKGQPQPDNILSTASTGLINVAGAGTPAISTNGLYSTVPHNVCEEKMENDQPQPNNVLSTVQPVIIYLTATGIPGMNTRDQYATITHNVCEERVVNNQPLPSNALSTVLPGLAYLATADMPAMSTRDQHATIIHNLREEKKDNSQPTPDNVLSAVTPELINLAGAGIPPMSTRDQYATVNHHVHEARMENGQRKQDNVLSNVLSGLINMAGASIPAMSSRDLYATITHSVREEKMESGKPQTDKVISNDAPQLGHMAAGGIPSMSTKDLYATVTQNVHEERMENNQPQPSYDLSTVLPGLTYLTVAGIPAMSTRDQYATVTHNVHEEKIKNGQAASDNVFSTVPPAFINMAATGVSSMSTRDQYAAVTHNIREEKINNSQPAPGNILSTAPPWLRHMAAAGISSTITRDLYVTATHSVHEEKMTNGQQAPDNSLSTVPPGCINLSGAGISCRSTRDLYATVIHDIQEEEMENDQTPPDGFLSNSDSPELINMTGHCMPPNALDSFSHDFTSLSKDELLYKPDSNEFAVGTKNYSVSAGDPPVTVMSLVETVPNTPQISPAMAKKINDDIKYQLMKEVRRFGQNYERIFILLEEVQGSMKVKRQFVEFTIKEAARFKKVVLIQQLEKALKEIDSHCHLRKVKHMRKR, encoded by the exons ATGAGTACCAGGGATCCAT ATGCTACCATCACTTACAATGTCCCTGAGGAGAAGATGGAAAAGGGCCAACCCCAACCTGATAACATCTTGTCAACTGCTTCAACAGGGCTTATTAATGTGGCAGGAGCTGGTACTCCAGCCATCAGCACCAATGGCCTGT ATTCCACCGTCCCTCACAATGTCTGTGAAGAGAAGATGGAAAATGACCAACCGCAACCTAATAACGTATTGTCAACTGTTCAACCAGTGATTATTTATTTGACAGCAACTGGTATTCCGGGCATGAATACCAGGGATCAGT ATGCTACCATCACTCACAATGTCTGTGAAGAGAGAGTGGTAAATAACCAACCACTACCTAGTAACGCCTTGTCAACTGTTCTACCAGGGCTTGCTTATTTGGCAACAGCTGATATGCCAGCCATGAGTACCAGGGATCAGC ATGCTACCATCATTCACAATCTGCGTGAAGAGAAGAAAGATAACAGCCAACCAACCCCTGATAACGTCTTGTCAGCTGTTACACCAGAGCTTATTAACTTGGCAGGAGCTGGTATTCCACCCATGAGTACCAGGGATCAGT ATGCTACCGTCAATCACCATGTCCATGAAGCAAGGATGGAAAATGGCCAACGAAAACAGGATAACGTCTTGTCAAATGTTCTATCCGGGCTTATTAATATGGCAGGAGCTAGTATTCCAGCAATGAGTTCCAGggatctgt ATGCTACCATTACTCACAGTGTTCGTGAAGAGAAGATGGAAAGTGGCAAACCCCAAACTGATAAGGTCATATCAAATGATGCACCACAGCTTGGTCATATGGCTGCAGGTGGTATTCCATCCATGAGTACCAAGGATCTGT ATGCTACCGTCACTCAAAATGTCCATGAAGAGAGGATGGAAAATAACCAACCACAACCTAGTTATGACTTGTCAACTGTTCTACCAGGACTTACTTATTTGACAGTAGCTGGTATTCCGGCCATGAGTACCAGGGATCAGT ATGCTACCGTCACTCACAATGTCCATGAAGAGAAGATTAAAAATGGCCAAGCAGCATCCGATAATGTCTTCTCGACTGTTCCACCAGCATTTATTAATATGGCAGCAACTGGTGTTTCATCCATGAGTACCAGGGATCAGT ATGCTGCAGTCACTCACAACATCCGTGAAGAGAAGATAAATAACAGCCAACCAGCACCTGGTAACATCTTGTCAACTGCTCCTCCATGGCTTCGTCATATGGCAGCAGCTGGAATTTCATCCACGATTACCAGGGATCTGT ATGTCACCGCCACTCACAGTGTCCATGAGGAGAAGAtgacaaatggccaacaggcaccTGATAACTCCTTGTCAACGGTTCCACCTGGTTGTATTAATCTGTCAGGAGCTGGTATTTCATGCAGAAGTACCAGGGatctgt ATGCTACTGTCATTCACGATatccaggaggaggagatggaaaaTGATCAAACCCCTCCTGATGGCTTCCTGTCAAATTCTGATTCACCAGAGCTGATAAATATGACAGGACATTGTATGCCACCCAATGCATTGGATTCTTTCTCTCACGACTTCACAAGTCTCAGCAAAGATGAGCTGCTTTACAAACCTGATAGTAATGAATTTGCGGTAGGCACCAAAAACTACAGTGTCTCTGCAGGTGACCCACCAGTTACAGTAATGTCTTTGGTGGAAACTGTGCCAAATACACCACAAATATCTCCTGCCATGGCAAAGAAAATTAATGAtgatataaaatatcaattaatGAAAGAAGTTCGAAGGTTTGGGCAAA attatgaaagaattttcattttgcttgaaGAGGTACAAGGATCTATGAAAGTCAAGAGACAATTTGTTGAATTTACCATCAAGGAAGCAGCAAG GTTTAAAAAAGTTGTCTTAATTCAGCAACTCGAGAAGGCGCTTAAAGAAATAGATTCCCACTGCCATCTCAGAAAAGTTAAGCACATGAGAAAAAGATAA